In the Solanum pennellii chromosome 5, SPENNV200 genome, one interval contains:
- the LOC107020883 gene encoding serine/threonine-protein phosphatase PP2A-2 catalytic subunit, with amino-acid sequence MPSHADVDRQIEQLMECKPLSEAEVKTLCEQARAILVEEWNVQPVKCPVTVCGDIHGQFYDLIELFRIGGNAPDTNYLFMGDYVDRGYYSVETVSLLVALKVRYRDRITILRGNHESRQITQVYGFYDECLRKYGNANVWKYFTDLFDYLPLTALIESQIFCLHGGLSPSLDTLDNIRALDRIQEVPHEGPMCDLLWSDPDDRCGWGISPRGAGYTFGQDIASQFNHTNGLSLISRAHQLVMEGFNWCQDKNVVTVFSAPNYCYRCGNMAAILEISENMEQNFLQFDPAPRQIEPDTTRKTPDYFL; translated from the exons atgCCGTCGCACGCGGATGTAGATCGGCAGATCGAGCAATTGATGGAGTGCAAGCCGTTATCGGAGGCGGAGGTGAAGACGTTGTGTGAACAAGCAAGGGCGATACTAGTGGAGGAATGGAATGTGCAACCGGTGAAATGTCCGGTGACGGTGTGCGGTGATATCCATGGACAATTTTACGATCTGATTGAGCTTTTCCGAATCGGCGGCAACGCTCCTGATACTAATTATCTCTTTATGGGAGATTATGTTG ACCGTGGATACTATTCTGTCGAGACCGTCTCACTATTGGTTGCTCTGAAGGTTCGTTATAGAGATAGAATCACAATTCTTAGGGGAAACCATGAAAGCCGACAGATCACTCAAGT GTATGGTTTTTATGATGAATGTTTGAGGAAGTATGGAAATGCCAATGTTTGGAAGTATTTCACTGATCTCTTTGATTATCTACCATTGACGGCACTCATAGAGAGTCAG ATATTCTGTTTGCATGGAGGACTCTCACCATCCCTTGATACACTTGATAACATCCGAGCACTGGACCGTATACAAGAG GTGCCACATGAAGGGCCGATGTGTGATCTCCTATGGTCTGATCCAGACGATCGCTGTGGTTGGGGAATATCACCTCGGGGGGCTGGTTACACATTTGGACAGGATATAGCATCTCAGTTTAATCACACTAATGGTCTCTCACTGATTTCTAGAGCCCATCAGCTTGTCATGGAAGGTTTTAATTGGTGTCAG GATAAGAATGTTGTAACAGTATTTAGTGCTCCAAACTATTGTTATCGCTGTGGTAATATGGCTGCAATCCTAGAAATAAGTGAAAACATGGAGCAGAATTTCCTTCAGTTTGACCCAGCTCCACGACAGATTGAGCCTGATACTACAAGGAAGACTCCAGACTACTTCTTGTAA